Genomic DNA from Candidatus Sulfurimonas marisnigri:
AGCATCTCCTGCGAACTTTCAACATCAATAGTATGTAAATCTTTTGGTAAATTATCTTCAAATTTAGTAGAGATTAAATTAACATCAGCTCCCTTGCAATAGAGTGCTGTAGCAAGTGATGAAGCCATTTTACCACTTGAGTAATTTGAAATATATCGAACATCATCAATCTTCTCTACAGTTCCACCACCAGTAACTATAACTCTTCTATCAGTCCAAAAATCATCTTTAAGTATAGCTCTAGCAGATTGCCAAAAAACATCTATGGGCTCTGCCATAGCACCATTTCCAACTGTTTTACATGCAAGTTCTTTGGTCTGAGTATCTACAAGCTCATAAGATGCAATCGACAACATTTTTAGGTTAGCTTTTGTAATAGGGTTTTCTAACATATTAGTGTTCGCGGATGGCGCTATTATCTTTACATGTGGATATGCTAAAGCAGTTTGTAAAAGCATATTATCAGCTATACCATTAGCTAGTTTTGCAATTGTATTCGCAGAGCAGGGCGCTATAACAAATAGGTCAGCCCACTCACCAGCCTTGATGTGGTTATGGTCATTTACCCATGACTCATTAGTATCATCAAGTACTTGATTTGAGGTGAGGGTCTCAAAAGTAAGAGGAGTTATAAACTTTTTAGCAGCTTCACTCATAACAACTTTTACATCTGCACCAGCCTTAACAAATAGTCGAACAATATCAGGTGATTTATAGACAGCTATTGAGCCGGCAACTCCTAAAAGTATCTTTTTGCCTTTTAATAAATCTGTTGGAATAAGCATGGTTTACCTCGATTTTTCTATATGTTTATTTGAGTTGTATTTTAGCAGGAAAACCTTTAAGATATTTAACTTAATGCTTGTAGAGTTTCTATAGTTAAAACTACACAATAACCTATCTTTGTAATTTTTTTTAAGTTAATTTAGTTAAATATTAAAAAAGTAGTATAATAATTTTTATGGAAGCACATGACTTTTTTTTAACACTTTTTTTAATATTGATAGTTGCAAGGATACTAGGTGAGGCTTTCGCTAGATTTGGAATCCCATCAGTTTTAGGTGAACTATTTGCGGGAGTACTTTTAGGCTCTTCCATCCTAGGCATTGTTGAGCCAAATGAAATATTGAAAATATTAGCAGAGATTGGAATTATTTTACTTCTTTTTGAAGTAGGACTGGAGACCGATTTTACAAGATTGAAAAATGCAGGAACAAAATCTCTTATAGTTGCTTTATTGGGAGTTATACTACCCTTTAGTTTTGGGCTGTTAATAGCTTATTATATCTTTGAATTTTCATTTGATATATCTCTTTTTGTAGGTGGAACACTTACAGCAACAAGTATAGGTATTACTCTTAGAGTTTTAAAAGATATCCATATGGAAAACACTAATATAGCCCAAATTGTTATTGGTGCGGCTGTTATTGATGATATCATCGGAATAATACTTTTAGTCTTTATATATGACTTCTCAATCTCACACGAGACAAATTTTAAGCATACACTCTCAGTAGCAGGAATGGTTATGATGTTTTTAGTATTGGCCCCGATTTTGGCTAAATCACTTTCGTACATGATACATAAGTTTAATGGAAAAGATTTAGTTCCAGGGTATATTCCAACGATTATTATTTCACTTATTTTACTTTTTGCATACCTTTCACATTTGGTTGGTGCCCCTGCTATTTTAGGCTCTTTTGCAGCAGGTATTGCACTCTCAAGAAGATTCTTTCTCCCCTTTGGTACATTTTTGAGCACAAATGAAATACTCCTTGGTGAAGTACAAAAAAGTATGACACCAATTATTCAGATATTTACACCTATATTTTTTGTTATGGTTGGCCTTTCTATGGATTTGAGAGTTATAGACTTTTCATCCTCTTCTTTTTGGATTATGGGGTTATCATTTATTACAATAGCGTTTTTAACTAAATTTATTGGAGCATTTTTTATTATTCAAAGTTGTATTAGAAACAATGTAATAATCGGAATATCTATGATACCAAGAGGAGAGGTTGGTCTTATCTTCGCTGAGATGGGCAGGGTAAACGGAATATTGCCAAATGATATTTATGCAATGCTTATTTTTGTAATAATAATTACAACTGTTGTCCCTCCTTTTTTACTAAAGAAATATTTTAGAGGTGAATGCGTTTAAATATAATTTTTTATTAAGTTTTTTTGTTATAGACTGTTTAAAATATAATATGTAAAGGAATGAAAATGAAAAAGAGAATGACTACAACAGGCGGAAATCCTATTGGTGATAATCAAAACTCATTAAGTGCTGGTGCTCGTGGTCCGTTATTGATGCAAGATTATCAATTAATTGAAAAACTTGCTCATCAAAATAGAGAGAGAATCCCTGAGCGTGTTGTTCATGCGAAAGGTTCTGGTGCTTTTGGAACACTAAAAATTACCCATGACATAAGCAAGTATACTAAAGCAAATGTTTTACAACTAGGGGTGGAGACACCTATGTTGATTCGTTTTTCTACAGTTGCAGGTGAGAGAGGTGCCGCAGACGCAGAGAGGGATGTTAGAGGTTTTGCAATGAAGTTTTACACAAAAGAGGGGAATTGGGACTTAGTTGGAAACAATACTCCGGTTTTTTTCGTAAAAGATCCTATGAAGTTCCCTGATTTTATTCATACACAAAAAAGACACCCAAGAACAAATATGAGAAGTACAACAGCTATGTGGGATTTTTGGTCATTAAGCCCTGAATCACTTCACCAAGTAACAATCTTGATGTCAGATAGAGGAATCCCCAAAACATTAAGAAATATGAATGGATACGGCTCTCACACATACAGCCTTATTGATGATAAAAATGAAAGAGTATATGTAAAGTTTCATTTTAAAACGGCTCAAGGAATTGAGACTATGTCAAATGCCGATGCTGAAGCAGTTGTAGCAAAAGACAGAGAAAGCTCTCAGAGAGATCTTTATGAGTCTATAGAAAGTGGTAACTTTCCAAAGTGGAATTTCCAAATACAAATTATGACAGAAGAACAAACCAAAGAAGCGCCATTTAATCCATTTGATTTAACTAAGATTTGGCCACATGCAGATTATCCCATGATTGAAGTTGGTGAGTTTGAGCTAAATAGAAATCCGCAAAACTATTTTGCCGAGATAGAGCAATCTGCGTTTAGTCCATCAAATGTAGTCCCTGGAATTAGTTGGTCGCCTGATAAAATGCTTCAAGCAAGAGTCCTCTCTTATGCTGATGCACATAGATACAGAATTGGTACGCACTATGAGATGCTTCCGGTAAACAGACCGCTAAGCGAAGTAAATACATATCATGCTGATGGCCCTATGAGACTTGATGAGCCAAAAGGGAGTGATGCTTATTATGAACCAAATAGTTTTGATGGCCCTGAAGAAGACAAGCAATATGTTGAGCCGCCATTTGCTATAGATGGTGATGGATACAGATATGACCATCGTGAAGATAGTGACGATTACTACTCTCAGCCAAGGGCACTTTTTAATCTAATGAATGGTTATCAAAAACAACAATTATTTAGTAATATTGCTGAAGCCATGGGTGGAGTGCCAAAAAATATTGTAGATAGACAGTTAGCACTTTTTAAAAAAATTGACCCAGGGTATGCGACTGGTGTGTCAAAAGCATTGAGTATGCAATGATGAATACAACAACTGAAGAAGATGATAATAATAGGTATATTGAACTTCAGCTTATGTCACTTGACTTTGCACGAGATGGTGAAACATATACATTAAAAAATATGATAGAAGCTGGTATAAGTGTTGATTTAGCAGATGAAAAAGGAAATACTCTGCTTATGCTTGCTTCATATAATGGCAATATAGAATGTACAAAAATGCTACTAAGTCATGATGCACAAGTAAATAAAAGGAACGATAGAGGACAAACACCACTGGGTGGAGTAGCTTTTAAAGGCTATCTTGAGCTTGTTATATTGCTTATAGAACATGGTGCTGAAGTTAATGCAGACAATGGTGGAGGAAGAACTCCACTAATGTTCTCCGCGATGTTTGGGCACAAAAATATTGTCGAATATTTAGTATATAAGGGTGCAGACATACAATCGCAAACCTTCTTTGGTATGTCAGCTTTGCAAATGGCAAAGATTACCGGTGGAATTAGAGTTTTATTTGGGAAATCAAACAATAAAGTGCAATGAGTATTGATATATCAAATAATATAGTCTATTATATTCTAATAATATTTGGTGAATTGCTGATTGTCTTAGTCTTTATACATATGGTTTACAAAAAGAGAACACCTGCGAGTATGACAGCATGGCTTTTATCTATGATACTAGTTCCCTATATAGGAGTTCTCTTATATTTGATTTTTGGTTTGAGAAAACGAGAAAATAGATATAAGAAAAAAGCAATAATACTCCAAAAACATACACAAAGTTTTTATAAACAAAATCCTGTTCATGATATTTTAAGAAGTTATGGTATTGCTGATGCAAGTGAAAATGAGAAGTTTGAACTCTTTACGGACTCTATAAAAGCATATGAAAAGTTTATGAGTTGTATAGAAGATTCTAAAACATCAATATATTTAAGTACATATATTTTTGAATATGATGATGTTTCAAAAGAGATTATAAAGGCACTTATTAAAAAAGCAAAAGATGGGGTAAAGGTTAAAATACTTATAGATTCACTCGGTTCGATAGGCTTATATTTTTCTCAGTATAAATTGAGAGAACTTAGAGAATCCGGTGTAAAAGTTGAATTTTTTATGCCAATCTTTCAAATGCCATTTAGAAACTACATAAACCTTAGAAACCATAGAAAGATTTATATATTTGATGATAAAAAGGTTATAAGTGGTGGTATGAATATCTCAAGTGAATATTTTGGACCAAATATAGATAAAGCGAGATGGGATGATATGCTTTTTTTTAGTGAAGGCACATCTGCTGAACTATTTTTTGAAATATTTGCTTCTGATTGGTTTTATGCTTCACAGGAGAATATGAGTTTTGTAAAAAACAGTGCTCCAAATAGCGGTGATACGTTTTTACAAGTAGTACCATCTGGACCAGATATGAGCAAAGATATTCTTTATGAAGCACTTCTCTGTGCAATTTACAGTGCCAAGGAGCGTATCTGGATTGTCACTCCATACTTTATACCTGACAATTCTATAATCCAAGCTCTAATAATTGCTAAACATAAAGGGATAGATGTTAAACTTATTACACCCAAGGACTCACAAAACATCATCGTTAATTTAACTAGAAGTTCATATATGAGAGAGCTTGAAGAGGTTGGTGTAGAAGTTGCACTCTATAATGGAGCGTT
This window encodes:
- a CDS encoding cation:proton antiporter, with product MEAHDFFLTLFLILIVARILGEAFARFGIPSVLGELFAGVLLGSSILGIVEPNEILKILAEIGIILLLFEVGLETDFTRLKNAGTKSLIVALLGVILPFSFGLLIAYYIFEFSFDISLFVGGTLTATSIGITLRVLKDIHMENTNIAQIVIGAAVIDDIIGIILLVFIYDFSISHETNFKHTLSVAGMVMMFLVLAPILAKSLSYMIHKFNGKDLVPGYIPTIIISLILLFAYLSHLVGAPAILGSFAAGIALSRRFFLPFGTFLSTNEILLGEVQKSMTPIIQIFTPIFFVMVGLSMDLRVIDFSSSSFWIMGLSFITIAFLTKFIGAFFIIQSCIRNNVIIGISMIPRGEVGLIFAEMGRVNGILPNDIYAMLIFVIIITTVVPPFLLKKYFRGECV
- a CDS encoding phospholipase D-like domain-containing protein — translated: MSIDISNNIVYYILIIFGELLIVLVFIHMVYKKRTPASMTAWLLSMILVPYIGVLLYLIFGLRKRENRYKKKAIILQKHTQSFYKQNPVHDILRSYGIADASENEKFELFTDSIKAYEKFMSCIEDSKTSIYLSTYIFEYDDVSKEIIKALIKKAKDGVKVKILIDSLGSIGLYFSQYKLRELRESGVKVEFFMPIFQMPFRNYINLRNHRKIYIFDDKKVISGGMNISSEYFGPNIDKARWDDMLFFSEGTSAELFFEIFASDWFYASQENMSFVKNSAPNSGDTFLQVVPSGPDMSKDILYEALLCAIYSAKERIWIVTPYFIPDNSIIQALIIAKHKGIDVKLITPKDSQNIIVNLTRSSYMRELEEVGVEVALYNGALLHAKAILFDETSAMLGSVNFDNRSLFLNYEVATFVYSVKVIEDIEFWMNKLLLYSSAGTKEVSVPRKILENLMRIIAPQL
- the coaBC gene encoding bifunctional phosphopantothenoylcysteine decarboxylase/phosphopantothenate--cysteine ligase CoaBC produces the protein MLIPTDLLKGKKILLGVAGSIAVYKSPDIVRLFVKAGADVKVVMSEAAKKFITPLTFETLTSNQVLDDTNESWVNDHNHIKAGEWADLFVIAPCSANTIAKLANGIADNMLLQTALAYPHVKIIAPSANTNMLENPITKANLKMLSIASYELVDTQTKELACKTVGNGAMAEPIDVFWQSARAILKDDFWTDRRVIVTGGGTVEKIDDVRYISNYSSGKMASSLATALYCKGADVNLISTKFEDNLPKDLHTIDVESSQEMLEYLSDSIRIAKKGKLSKASLMSDDQIRLIQKKPYLFMAAAVSDYVPAYAQDGKLKKETLGEEWDLKLTQNIDILNSIDKTDITTIAFKAEMDTDNAIKNASKMIDNKSIDAVCLNVLKDSSSFGTDTNKVDFILPDKIESIPLSDKLSVAFDILEHAKSMQK
- a CDS encoding ankyrin repeat domain-containing protein yields the protein MMNTTTEEDDNNRYIELQLMSLDFARDGETYTLKNMIEAGISVDLADEKGNTLLMLASYNGNIECTKMLLSHDAQVNKRNDRGQTPLGGVAFKGYLELVILLIEHGAEVNADNGGGRTPLMFSAMFGHKNIVEYLVYKGADIQSQTFFGMSALQMAKITGGIRVLFGKSNNKVQ
- a CDS encoding catalase, with amino-acid sequence MKKRMTTTGGNPIGDNQNSLSAGARGPLLMQDYQLIEKLAHQNRERIPERVVHAKGSGAFGTLKITHDISKYTKANVLQLGVETPMLIRFSTVAGERGAADAERDVRGFAMKFYTKEGNWDLVGNNTPVFFVKDPMKFPDFIHTQKRHPRTNMRSTTAMWDFWSLSPESLHQVTILMSDRGIPKTLRNMNGYGSHTYSLIDDKNERVYVKFHFKTAQGIETMSNADAEAVVAKDRESSQRDLYESIESGNFPKWNFQIQIMTEEQTKEAPFNPFDLTKIWPHADYPMIEVGEFELNRNPQNYFAEIEQSAFSPSNVVPGISWSPDKMLQARVLSYADAHRYRIGTHYEMLPVNRPLSEVNTYHADGPMRLDEPKGSDAYYEPNSFDGPEEDKQYVEPPFAIDGDGYRYDHREDSDDYYSQPRALFNLMNGYQKQQLFSNIAEAMGGVPKNIVDRQLALFKKIDPGYATGVSKALSMQ